Part of the Halanaerobiales bacterium genome is shown below.
TTATCTCTAATACATCTTTAACTTTAGTCAATAACTTTCTTCCCAGACTTCCACCTGGATGAAATAAAGCAAAATCTTCAGGTGTAAAACCTTTAAGATTGGATAAAGCAATTGCCAGTGCATCCCCCAGGGCCAGAGTAGCTGTAGTACTGGCAGTTGGGGCCAATCCATGGGGACAGGCCTCTTCTTCAATATCAGTATTAAGACAGACATCACTATATTCAGCTAAAGTAGAATTTTTATCACCTGTTAGTGAAATCATTTTAGAACCAATTCTTCTTATTGCAGGTAAAAGTCCGACAACTTCTTCAGTTTCTCCACTATGGGAGATAGCAATTACTACATCATCGAAAGTTACCATTCCGATATCACCATGCATTGCCTCTCCAGCATGGACAAAAAAGGCAGGTGTGCCAGTACTGGAAAAAGTAGCAGCCAATTTTTGGGCTATAAGACCGGATTTTCCCATACCTGTAAAGACAATTCTTCCTTCACTGCCCAATATTAATTTAACTGCTTTTTTAAACTTTTCATCTATAGATTTTTTTAGACCTAAAACAGCTTCAGCCTCTATTTTAAGAACTTCTTCTGCATCTTCTAAACTATCTTTTAATAACTCATCTGTTAGTTCGAAGTCTTTATTCAAGATTATTCACTCCTCCCCTTAACTACTTCATCAATAGCTAAGGCCTGTTTTAAAATATCTTCTAATTTATCTAAAGGAATCATAGTAGATGAATCACTTTTAGCGACTTCAGGATTATCATGAACTTCCATAAACAGAGCATCTATACCAGCACCACAGGCTGCTCTAGTAAGATGAGGTACATATTCTCTTTCTCCACCTGATTTATTGCCCTGTCCGCCAGGTAATTGAACACTGTGAGTTGCATCAAAGACAACTGGATAACCTGTTTCTTTCATTCTAGGTATTGACCTCATATCTACTACCAAATTATTATAACCAAAACTTGCTCCTCTTTCAGTTAAAATAATTCTCTCATTTCCAGTGCTCTCTATTTTTTTCACTACCTGATCAATATCCCAGGGAGCTAAAAATTGGCCTTTTTTCACATTAACTATTTTATCAGTCTCCCCTGCAGCTACTACCAGATCAGTCTGTCTTGATAAAAAAGCAGGTACCTGGACTATATCAAGAACTTCACCGGCTATCTCAGCCTGTTCTACTGTATGCACATCAGATAAAAGTGGTAGATCAAAGCGTTCTTTTACCTCACTTAATAATTCTAAACCATCTTCAAGTCCTGGGCCACGATAGGACTCTATTGAAGATCGATTGGCTTTATCATAAGATGCTTTAAATACATAGGGAATACCTAATTTATCAGTTATTTTTTTAATTCCTTCTGCAATTCTTAAAACTCTATCTCTTCCTTCTAAGGCACAGGGACCGGAAAGTAGTACAAACGGAGTTTCTTTATCTCCAAAAGTTATTTCATCATTTAATTTAAATTCTTTTACCACTTTATCACCTCTTAATAATTTTCATTCCCATCTATAATCAATATCTTCACTCTGAATTAATTCTTTTACATAAT
Proteins encoded:
- a CDS encoding KpsF/GutQ family sugar-phosphate isomerase, which produces MNKDFELTDELLKDSLEDAEEVLKIEAEAVLGLKKSIDEKFKKAVKLILGSEGRIVFTGMGKSGLIAQKLAATFSSTGTPAFFVHAGEAMHGDIGMVTFDDVVIAISHSGETEEVVGLLPAIRRIGSKMISLTGDKNSTLAEYSDVCLNTDIEEEACPHGLAPTASTTATLALGDALAIALSNLKGFTPEDFALFHPGGSLGRKLLTKVKDVLEIRNENPVVKVNTPVKEALFTMTESKMGSTSVVDEKGKLVGI
- the kdsA gene encoding 3-deoxy-8-phosphooctulonate synthase, whose product is MVKEFKLNDEITFGDKETPFVLLSGPCALEGRDRVLRIAEGIKKITDKLGIPYVFKASYDKANRSSIESYRGPGLEDGLELLSEVKERFDLPLLSDVHTVEQAEIAGEVLDIVQVPAFLSRQTDLVVAAGETDKIVNVKKGQFLAPWDIDQVVKKIESTGNERIILTERGASFGYNNLVVDMRSIPRMKETGYPVVFDATHSVQLPGGQGNKSGGEREYVPHLTRAACGAGIDALFMEVHDNPEVAKSDSSTMIPLDKLEDILKQALAIDEVVKGRSE